Within Salmo trutta chromosome 30, fSalTru1.1, whole genome shotgun sequence, the genomic segment aaatcgtccctaattaatcggccatgccgattaatcggtcgacctctagtccacatccttttgtatatatagtgtatgtgtgaTCTGTCCACCACAGGTGATGTACTTGTTTCTGCACACGGTGAAAGGAACTCCTTTTGAGACACCAGACCAGGGCAAAGCTCGCTTACTCACACACTGGGAACAGATGGACAACGGCATCCAGTTCACATCCTCACGCAAATTCCTCACCATCTCACCCATTGTACTGTAAGACAGAACATTTGTGCATACTAGTATTATCCATCCGCTTTGGAGCAAAACCTTTATTTAGTTTTTTAAAGTTTTTCTTATGGCTTGCAATGATAAATTAACGTAGACGAGTAAGTATTGAATTATTGCATTCTTGTTATCAGCATTGAATAATAACCCTAAACCATCTGTTAATTATTCAGGTATATTCTTGCCAGTTTCTACACCAAGTATGATGCCACGCATTTCCTGGTCAATACAGGCTCTCTCCTCAGTGTCCTCCTTCCAAAGCTGCCCCTGTTCCACGGAGTACGAATTTTTGGGATCAATAAGTACTGACACAACTAGATAGTATCAGATGTATGTTTTATTTATGTGTAGTTCACTTCTAAGGTCCAGAGGCAGAAGTGAAGAAGACATGTTCGGTAACTTTGAGCTGTTTTGAAGGAAATTGTTGTTTTTATTGCACAGTTCATGTTACCTCTCTGACCAAAAACAAAGGATGCAAAATGCGCTGAACACCAAGCAATATGATTAAGAGTTACTGAGTGGCCTCTGCTTTATTTCACTATTCATTTTCATTATTTGATATTCAATGTGCATGTATCCTCAAACCATTCTTCTCTCTTTGGTTGGATAACATGTATTTGCCATTTTTTTCTAGAAAGAGCTTTAATGTGAACTTCGTCACCTTGAAAACTGTCTTCATAATTACTTGCATTTGTCTACACATTGGAATGTGTGATTAGAGAGTTTAGAAAGGTGGCAGCCATACAAATGGAATGGTGGGCACCAGTATGTTTGTGGTGCCTTAAAGTTTTCAGTTGGCTGCCACATTCTTTTCATTTAGTTTGGTGACCAATCCATGTGAAGACTCTTGGATATACATTGCCATGTGAGCATTCTCAATATGTGATAGTGCCTAAAAATAAATGTTCCAATGTCATGTTTGATTCTTCAGCCTAAATCTAAATACTTCCTGTGTTTGTTTGGAAATTTGGGGTACATCCTTACcattttgtacacacacacaagtgcactGTGCAGCAGATGAATTACACAAGACCAAGTTTAATTATTGCATTGATTGTTCTCATCTAATCCCACAATGTTCCTTTTGTAATTCCTTGGATGGTGTGGGTTTTGAATGACATGAGGGAAACCTAAGGGGAATGTTCAGCAGTGAGGAACAGCAACACAGGAGTATAGTAACATTGTGCAGGAGTGAGGGGTCGGACCATCATGTAAATTCTCAGATTGCCTGTGTGGGGAATCTGGGGAACTCCACACACTTTACATGAGGCCTATTACATTTCCTGTGATGTGCTGATAAAACAGAGGGATTTCCGCCTGAGCTATGACCATGTTTGCATTTCAGTTATGAGGTGTCTCCCTACTGAGGTGGTGTGTTTGCTCTCCTGGGGGAAGTAGTGGAAATGGTGCCCTGGGTAATAATTTGACTACGCTGTAGAATATGCCAATCTGTTTACCTGGGAAGCACATGCAAATGATATAGTAGCTCCATCATCAGCTGTCAGACTGCAGAAACGAATATGGGGGTGACTGACTTGCACCTACTGTCTGGAATGCAAACAACATTTGCGTGACCTTTTCAGAGGTAGAAGTGAAAAGCAAAAGTGTTGCACCACCTGGCTAGTGAATTgcagcctctgatctggtggactcactaaacacaaatgcttcgtttgtaaattatatctgagtgttggagtgtgcccctggctatccgtcaataaaaaaaaactagAAAAGTGTCCCGTCTGGTTTGTGtaatataaggaatttcaaatggtttatacttttactttgtcttttgatacttaagtacatttgagcaATTCCATTGACTTTTAATACTTACgtttatttaaaaccaaatacttttagacttttactcaagtagtattttactgggtgacttttacttgtaCTTGAATCCTTTTCtcttaaggtatctttacttttactcaagtatgacaattcagtactttttccacaactggTGAGCAGGCAGAAAAAAACAAATATGCATAATGTTTGGGGggagaaataaaatacaaaataatgctTTTACTTATGTATTACCAGTACGTCAGTGTGCTTTTTAATTCAATGTCTTCAAAAGAGTTCTGCCCATTCAGTGAAGGAATGAGTCATAAACCAAACTTCCTTGTATACATTAGCTTATGTGCACCGAGTGCAAGTTCCTTTTTTGGGGAAAGTGAGTACAACATTATTTTTTGACAGTTTGAATTACTGTCAACATTACGTAATCATTATTTGAAGGAATTGTAGTCAGCATTACACGTCTACCCACAATAATAGACATATTGAAGTATGGGGCAACAATAGGAAGCTGTACACCTCCATAAAGAATAACAGGAATGTTTTAGGAAAGCACAGCTTCCTTCTTAAGTAGCGTAGTGCTTGACTGCAGTTTGAGAAATCCTGTAACAGCCATTAGAGATTCCTTGATGACCTCCCTAGCATAGATTATTAGCTGTTGAATAATATTTATTATTATAGTAGATCAGGGGCAGACTGGGAAAATAATTTGACCCTGGCATTTTATCACCACCAGCCCACGTCACTGCGCTTCCAGTGGGGGTTCAATAGAGATTAACTACATACATCTGTATGTGCACTAACTAATATCATAGGCTAATTAAATTGGGGTTCAACACCTGAGGTGGAAACACAAAACACAGTTGTAGGCTACTACCCATGAGACCTATAGGCCTATTCCCTCACAATGGCCGGTTCACAATTTGCGTACATGCCGCTCCATATCTCAAAGCCATATAAAATATCATGATTGTAAAATAATTGCAATTGAGCTGAATATCGAAAGTTGATAAATACAAATTATACCTACAGAAAGATTAAACCCTCCACTCTTCGACAGGGCCAAGGGTACGAAGCTTCCTAAGCTGTGTTTTTCCCACAATTGCATTTTTAAATGTTATATGATCAGAACAATTTTCTCTCAAGCacatgggaggagaggagagtgcctcgttcatcacagcagcaggccccagcaaGGGCACAGGCACAGGGGCAGGGCATTCACTTTCATTACATGAATCCATGAGGATAATAGTTTTTGACCAATTTATAGTTTTAGCCGCCCCAAAAATAAGACATTTTGAGTGAGGTGACAATGTAGAATGTGCTCTTTCTAGGTTTGTAGGCACCCTTTCCGTTTTTTACGATCCATGATCTTGGCTGTCTAACTGATGACAGAGTCTGAGCAGGTCTCTTTGCTAATGCTGCATTTGACTGAATGAGTTTGTATGACCTCagctcagcctatcagaacaccggCCCGGCCCATCTTGGTAGGGGAGCCGGCCTTTGCCCATTGATCAGCTAAATGCtcattatatactgaacaaaaatataaacgaaacatgtaacaatttcaaagacgatcccacaggtgaagaagaccgatgtggaggtcctgggctggcatatTTACGCGTGGTCtggggttgtgaggccggttttaCGTATTGCCAAAtgctctaaaacgacattggaggcagcttattgaagacaaattaacatttaattatctggcaacagctctggcggacattcctgcagtcagcatgtcaattgcacgttccctcaaacttgagacatctgtggcattgtgacgtgtgacaaaacttcacattttaaagtggccttttgtctccagcacaaggtgcacctgtgtaatgatcatgctgtttaatcagattattgatatgccacacctgtcaggtggatggattatcttggcaaatgataaatgctcactaacagggatatgaataaatgtgtgcacaaaatttgagagaaatacacttttaatgcttatggaaaatgtctggtATTTTTTCAGCTCTAgaaacatggtaccaacactttacatgttgcatttatatttttgtttagtgtagatTAGAGCAACAGAGAAATTGCTcaaaaaaacaaaccaaaaacatatttttcattgttttatttttatcagCAACAAAAAAATTGGGAGTGTGTGTCAATTTTGACCAGCCCAGCCAACTATAAAAATGGTCCAGCCTATCTGGCATTTTCCAGAATTGAAAGGTGGTCAATCCACCCCTACAGTAGATGTAAGGGCAAAAATAGACACGTTATTGACACAACAAGAGTTAAAAGTTAAaagttgtttatttttttaagcaaTTTAACACGTGGAAAATGATAtccaataataaatacattttgtttaaaaaatattacATAACAGATAAATAGGTGTTAACATAAATTaaataagtaaaataaataaatatgtaaaaaaatatgttaaGTTACTTCACAAATTCATACGTTTGATAAATATACTAATATGGATAGatacatatataaatacattCCTAAATATAAACAACTGTTCCAAAGTGGAACACAGGCAGATATATAAGTGTGTTAATGAAATGTTTATGAAACATTGCAATAACATACAACACCACAAAAGTTACTTGTCATTTCAGACTATTTTGACCAAATTGATCGTACAATGAATGTAGATGTCCATCTACTACTAAGTTGTCTAATACTGAAACAGATCACAGATGATGAATCAATTGTGGCCTGCTTCGGAGCTATAGATACAATATTTAGGCGAATCCACTATGTGTTTTGCAGGATCACCAGGGGCAAAGACCCGAGCCATGAGGATGGAGAAGGAGAACAGCTTCTCAATATTGTCACGGCACAGTCCTGGCTCTTCCCAGCTCTTCACTTCCTGCCACTTCTCTTCTGAATGAGGATGGGGCTCCTACAAGACAATTAAGAGTAAGGATATGCAGTCCCTCAATTAATAAGTTATTGAAATATGATTCTGTAGATTGAGACATCAGTAGGTTCAGACATCAAATACACTGGACTTACCTTTAATTCTAAAAGGAGTTCTTTCACTACTGTGTTCACCTTCTTTCCAGTTTTTGCACAGTTATTCTTGAACTGACTAATTATCCcaaatactgtactgtagttcttcagagcaaaaaccatctTCTTAAGACAAGGCTTAGGTGGATCATGGTAAAAAAGACAAAAGGTGATTAATCATCTCAGTTTTGTACACTTGGTGTTGTGTATTTGTTTCTCAACCAATTAACATTTGTGTCTGACCGGATGATAGAATTGGTTAGTTctttaaacattttgaaaaaaaattgcaTTTGTATAACCATTGACCACATACGTGTCTTATTGAAGTTGTTGGTCCAAGTTAACTCACTATCAGAATGGAACAGAATGGAAGTTGTGACTTACCATTGAATCTGCTCTTAGGTTTTTTGGATCACATTTGTCTGTGGCTTCCACCAGCACTCTTGGCCCTTTGacaactctttccacatttttcAAATGACTGAGCTCCTGCAGGACATGATTAAATGTTTCAGAGGCAGATTCAATACAAGTTGCCTACCTGTAGCAGGCACCTATTCATTTCCACTTCTAACGGTctgactacccactgggcacagatgtcagatcaatgtctagttttgatttacatttgattgagCTGTCAACTAAAGTgaatttaacttttttttaaatacacaatGTCATTGGATTTCGGTAAAAAAAAGTTGGGCGGAAAAATGACGAAATGCTCTTAAATGTATTACTTTTGTCAATCCAATAAATttcccacgttgattcaacgtcatcacattgattttGGGGGTTGAAATAAAGTGGAAACAACGTTATTTGAACCAGTTTTTAACCAATAGGTACCAAATATCCCACAAAAGCATCAAGAACCAGGGTAGTTTAGGCCTACTTTAATTCAGTTTTATCATCACCCTACCATTAGCAATACTGAATACTGATGATAATCCACTTACCTCAGTTAAGAGTCTTTTAGCAAGTTCATTTAGTTTTAAAGAGCCCTCTGTGACTTTATTCCAACTGATTCCAACTGTTTGGTTAACTGGAGCGCCTAATGCAACTGTAAATACCGCAAGAAGGCTAACAACGGTTATGAACGGCAGGTACATGACTCTGATTTCTTCTACGATTGATGACAGTTCTGCAGGTCCGTATTGCATGTGTTTATAAATCGCAGTGTCGGTGACATTGCAGCCGAGTCCCTGCCCATTTATATGCTTACTACAGGCCGGTGAGTCACGCGAGGACTTTCCGGGGGCATCCTTCAGGTGAGTTTTAGCCTATAGTCAATAGAGTTCAAATGTGGAGTTTCGTTTTCGTTTATGTTGACCACGCCATATTGTAAAGAATGTGCTTGCAAAGTATTTGACTATTTTCCAATGACAAATGAACAAATGTTGTctatttattattacatttattGTAGCGTATGTGTTCGCCTGACAGTATGAGTGCAGGCAATAAATGCACTTATACCCTATTCAATTTGTAGAGCTTGGGACTTTTATAGAAAATAAGTATGCAAGCTAAAAGTCTTAATTAGCCTAATCGCCCAAACGCACGCCTATTCATCAAATGGTTCATAGTGAATACAATTGTTTTGAAGCCTAATTGCTGTTTTATTAAAATGTtcgtcttatttatttaaaaaggtATTAAACTTGTTATTTAATAGGCCTAGCCCTAGATATTTAAGTTTAAAGTACTCTTGCCTgatgaatattccccaaaataaaCCCCCTTTTTTAATAAaagtatgttttatatttgataaaatacattAAGCCAACGACTCTGCATAATGATTCAAACATTTGGACTCAAAATTATACAAGAAGAATGTCAATTGATGACATTTCATTGATGACATTTCATCAATGACTCCTGTTGGCTAGCTCTGTCATCATCATTTACAGATGGATTTCCTCTTTTGTAATGTTTGCAGTTTGGCATCTGTAGAACTACAGCTTCCAAGTGAAATTAGCCAACATTTGTTACATAAAGAACCACTGTGAAATGTACATTAATGGCTTCTAATGTGTGGGGCTGTGAGTAGTGTAAACTTTCCGCTTACTTCTTGAGCCCCTGACAAATTCTCTTCATGAGAAAAATATTTTGTTGACCACTAAAATGGAGGTTAGGCGTACACTGAAAAGTACACAGGCAAATACCGCAATGAATAATGTCATTGTTATGAATAAGTATGAGAACACATCTATTGTTCTTTGTTTAAATtagagaacacatttttatttcacaAGGAAAGATAAAGGGAAGGAAATGTAGAACAGAAATGTATTCAAATTCACTGGTCTGGTGGAGCCAATGCGTGAATATGCATGATCAACACAAAAATGTCTTCAGTTGAGAACAGGCAACTCCCAAAACACAAACACTTGCCATCAGGCCTGTATTAGAATAGTCTATGTTCTGATTCCCACCCAGGTTCAAAACATACATGTCATCAGATCTAGATTAGGCCTAAGCATAGGCTAAAAAACATTCAATtgtgtaggcctactgcacaGGCAAAGAGGTGAGAGTTCAAGGATTTACTTTTCACTGTAAAACATTAGACTACCAACACTTTACCTACAACCGATTGCAACATTTTTAACATTGAGGGTTTGGAATAACATCAAGACGAAGCAGCTGCATTATAAGTGGGATGCACTGTTGAGTGCAACATCCCGAGGGGTTCATGCTGATTGTACGGAGATTGTGACAGCcggttaaatggcgtcccttgagaaagcaagaacaagatgtatgtcaggagaagcacagtattatcataaggagacgtatacggaggaggaatggagggaaaagagaggcagaggaggtctaagagagagagggaggaagatggTGAGCTTGAGTCAGTTGGAAATGGCggaaaaagggagatggtttgttaaagaagaatggtagaaagtgtaagcagagtgagctgaagacaggaggagaaatggaaatgaatgagggaaaagtatcggaggtggtaggtgtggtgaagttctcggaGCCCGAGGCTTGCGCCAAGGGTTgggataaagatgagtctgtgacagtaggagtgaagtttttggaaaaagtgtccccttgccttttggctgatccatttgtggtttcagggtgggtgaaaacagagtttgGTACTGTGGAATCCGTGAAGGTAGAAGGCGCTCGGCGTTGggggcaagaaatgtgaattgtttccatctcaagaaaagggtgccattgaaagagtgattactggggtagcagtaaatgttaaagttgaccaactgaaggggaagattcccggtgtttgtgatgctcgtcatttggtgcgacgcagacagggtggcgagacgcagacagggtggcgagacgcagacagggtggcgagacgcagacagggtggcgagacgcagacagggtggcgagagtggtgaaacagaagagtcattgtctgttcttttgagctttgatgttgagtctttgcccgacaaagtgatgttaggatatataagttatccttTACAAACTTTCGTACCGaattgttacaggtgtcaagctcatgggcatgtggcagcagtgtgtaggatggagattcctaggtgtgagaagtgtgcagaagggcatgagacaaaggaatgtgtaccattggggaaagtagtggtatgtgttaattgtaggagtgctcatggggctggggatcagaaatgttccgtgcgagagaggcaggtggAGGTTTCCAGGggtagagtagtgcagaagttgtcatgtgctgaggcagtgaagcaagtagaggaagatgggtcaaggggcagggatcctgagaggagtagatctgtaccagtacagagggataggccaacaagtgatatatgtttcagtaagattgcatttttagcatttatagcaatggttatcaactgtactgcagggatggaatgtaAGTTGCAGAAAAAgtaggttgtggtggcagctgcagagaagtatttgggtgtgtgagacttgacatcagaagagttacagggtgtttTAAATGgtgatgtcccatcctttcaggttgttggcaTGAGGTaagactaaatagatttaaatagtggagtagggtgatatttatatttttttattttttttatttttgttgatagtgtagtgttagatggtagggtatttgtttatttatttttcaagcaaagtataaaggaattgtactccagtctagtaggtggcggtaatgcaacatattggacGAAGAATAAGAACATTGAGGGTTGGTTCTGAACTTTGTCGTTTCGTGAATGTAGCAACACTATTTGCTCCGGAAATACTTGGTTGCTCGTTGG encodes:
- the LOC115168016 gene encoding ORM1-like protein 2; amino-acid sequence: MNVGVAHSEVNPNTQVMNSRGIWLAYLLLVTVLHVFLLSIPVLTVPLVWTLTNVIHNLVMYLFLHTVKGTPFETPDQGKARLLTHWEQMDNGIQFTSSRKFLTISPIVLYILASFYTKYDATHFLVNTGSLLSVLLPKLPLFHGVRIFGINKY